The genomic region CATCATCCTTGTCTCAGTGTGGCCCGGCGAGCCGGGAAGTCCTGTGCCGCAACGCATCGGGGAGGTGGGTCGGACATCCGCCGCGCGGATCGACACACACCTGGGTGCAGCGTCAGCGTTTGCGCTTCTTCTTGGAGTTGCTCGACGGACGGTTGCCGGGGCGATTGGGCCGCTGACCACCCGCGCCGCTCGGCCTCGCTCCCGGCGAGGGTCGGGTCGCAGGCTTCGCAGTCCCCGGTGGATCATCCGATACCTGGGACCCCTTGCTCAGGTTCACGTCGGAGTCGACCACCACGGTGGTGGGGCGGGCTCCCGGCGCCGGCTTGGTGAACCGCAATGCCTGCTTCTCCTCGACGACCACGGCAGCCTGCAGCGCCTTGCGCTTGTCCTGGACACGGTGTGCGAACCACAGCTGCCCGAAGGTCCACGAGTTGTTGGCCAGCCAGTAGAACAGGATCGCCAGCGGGAAGAACGGCCCACCGATGACGACGAAGGCCGGGAACACGTACAGCATCAGCTTGTTCATGATCGCGGACTGCGGGTTGGCGGCCGCCTCCGGATTGAGCGATGCCTGGCGGGCGACCGAACGACGCGACGTCAGGTGAGTCATGATGCCGGCGAGGATGGTCAGCGGCACGCCCACCCAGATGATCGTGGTGTGGTCACCGCCCATGAAGGCGAGCTGCTCGCCCTTCATCGACATCGAACCACCGAGGGGCGCACCACCGAACAGGGTCGCTTGACCGAAGTGTTGGACGTCCTGCGCCCCGAAGAAGTAGACCTGGCCCTTGAAGTAGAGCTGTCCGAGGCCACCACCGGGCAACTTGTCCTGCTGGGGTTGGAACATCCGCAGCACGTGGAACAGACCGATGAACACCGGAGCCTGGATCAGCGCGGGCAGACAGCCGCCCACCGCGCTGACGCCGTTCTCCTTGTTGAGCTTCATCATCTCTTCGGCGAGACGCTGTCGGTCGCCGGCGTACTTCTCCCGCAGCTTCTTCATCTGCGGTTGGATCGCCTGCATCTTGAGCTGGCTGTCCATCTGCTTCATGAACGGCTTGAACAGCAGCAGTCGCAGGGTGAAGACCAGGAACACGACGGAGAGTACCCAGCCCCAGCCGTTGGTCGGGCCCAGCAGGGCACCCCAGACCTTGTGCCAGACCCACATGATCCCGGAGACCGGGTAGTACAGGTAGTCGAGGCTGAAGAAATCGAATGTCACGAGGACGGTCTCTCTCCGGGTGTTCCGACGGCGACGCCGGGGATGGCAAATTTCTTGAACTCTGCTCGTACAGGTCGATCGGCTCGGCGACGACTGCTGTCACTCTCCACGATCACCCCAGAGGATGAACTGTCCGACTGCCGTTCAGGTTCCCGGCGGGATGGGGGCACCGGATCGATCGGACCGCGTCGACTGTATGGCTGGCAACGGCCGATGCGTCGCACGGTGAGCCACGTACCTCGCAGGGCTCCGTGCACCTGCAGCGCCTCGACCGCGTAGGCACTGCAGGTCGGGTGGTACCGGCAGGTGGCGGGGAGCGACGGCGAGATCTGCCGCTGGTAGAAGCGGATGGGGGCGATCAACATCCGGGCGATCCGGCCGCTCATCGTTCGGCCTGCTCGTTTTCCCAGCGGAACACCAGGCCGGCGCGTTTGGCGGCCACCCGCAGACCGATGTCCAGATCGGCGGCCAACTCGGTGCTGCTCGCGGTCGACGCCGGCGCCAGGGCCCGCACCACCACATCCGTCCCGGTGGGTAGCGCAGTCAGCCGGGACCGGACGAGCGGACGAAGTCGGCGGGTGATCCGGTGCCGCACCACCGAGTTGCCGATCTTCCCGGACACGACGAAACCGGCCCGGGGAGGTCGGGGTACATCCTCACCGGAACCGGTTGCGAGGTGAACGACCAGAGAAGTCGTTCCGGCACGCCGACCCGTCCGCATCACCCGGGAGAAGTCCTGGGATCGACGCAGGCGGGAGGTGGCCGCAGACACGAGTGGGCTGGCGAGCGCAGGAGCGCTCAGGCCGACAGTTCTTCGCGGCCCTTGCGACGACGCGCCGCGAGGATCGAACGGCCGGCGCGGGTACGCATCCGCAGACGGAAGCCGTGCGTCTTGGCCCGGCGGCGGTTGTTCGGCTGGAAAGTCCGCTTGCTCACTGTCGTTTCTCTTTCAACTTGAGGCTGTCACTCGCGCGAGCGACAGTTCGTGTTCCTGGCATGCACTGCAGGTGGTGACGCGAACGAGGGACGCCGCCACACCGGTGCCCGTCCGTCCCGCCGTCCGAACCGGGCTCTGGAGAAGATCAGTGAAGATCGCGCCACGATACGAACTGGGGACAGCAGACAGCCGCCCGGAGATCCCAGGCACTGATCTCAGGGTACGGACGGATCAGGGGAACGGTCAAACCCACGCAGGTCACGAGGCGTTGGTGCGGTCGCGGTCTCCGGGCAGGACCCGAGCGGACGAGGTCCGCCCGCCGGGCAACCCGAGGTGTCGCGCCGGGGCTCCGGACCACTCCATTGATGATTCACCCCCACC from Nakamurella sp. A5-74 harbors:
- the yidC gene encoding membrane protein insertase YidC, yielding MTFDFFSLDYLYYPVSGIMWVWHKVWGALLGPTNGWGWVLSVVFLVFTLRLLLFKPFMKQMDSQLKMQAIQPQMKKLREKYAGDRQRLAEEMMKLNKENGVSAVGGCLPALIQAPVFIGLFHVLRMFQPQQDKLPGGGLGQLYFKGQVYFFGAQDVQHFGQATLFGGAPLGGSMSMKGEQLAFMGGDHTTIIWVGVPLTILAGIMTHLTSRRSVARQASLNPEAAANPQSAIMNKLMLYVFPAFVVIGGPFFPLAILFYWLANNSWTFGQLWFAHRVQDKRKALQAAVVVEEKQALRFTKPAPGARPTTVVVDSDVNLSKGSQVSDDPPGTAKPATRPSPGARPSGAGGQRPNRPGNRPSSNSKKKRKR
- the rpmH gene encoding 50S ribosomal protein L34, whose translation is MSKRTFQPNNRRRAKTHGFRLRMRTRAGRSILAARRRKGREELSA
- the rnpA gene encoding ribonuclease P protein component → MSAATSRLRRSQDFSRVMRTGRRAGTTSLVVHLATGSGEDVPRPPRAGFVVSGKIGNSVVRHRITRRLRPLVRSRLTALPTGTDVVVRALAPASTASSTELAADLDIGLRVAAKRAGLVFRWENEQAER
- the yidD gene encoding membrane protein insertion efficiency factor YidD, which codes for MSGRIARMLIAPIRFYQRQISPSLPATCRYHPTCSAYAVEALQVHGALRGTWLTVRRIGRCQPYSRRGPIDPVPPSRREPERQSDSSSSGVIVESDSSRRRADRPVRAEFKKFAIPGVAVGTPGERPSS